One genomic window of Quercus lobata isolate SW786 chromosome 9, ValleyOak3.0 Primary Assembly, whole genome shotgun sequence includes the following:
- the LOC115961866 gene encoding serine/threonine-protein phosphatase 7 long form homolog, with translation MEVDHALITALVERWRPETHTFHLPHGEMGITLQDMEVMLGLLVDGLPVTGKTDYKWSELYEQLLGHKPPPPIPNSNKSTLAGARIRYTWLDAQFVNPLVADASDEVVQQHARYHLLVRMGALLFMDRSADRVSLLPLQLLNPVSNARRYSWGSAALAWLYRQLCGASKKDAMQIGGALLLVQLWAYSRFPQLCPVVRPPLPPVHSGPLAIRWSGPKCTAEHATHVLAAYRTSLATVRAEQIVWEPYTHTLGSLPVGVASS, from the exons ATGGAGGTCGACCACGCCTTGATCACGGCGTTGGTTGAGCGGTGGCGTCCGGAGACGCACACGTTCCACTTACCCCATGGAGAAATGGGTATCACCTTGCAAGATATGGAGGTGATGCTGGGGCTTCTGGTGGATGGGTTGCCTGTCACTGGGAAGACAGACTACAAATGGAGTGAGCTGTACGAACAGTTGTTGGGCCATAAACCTCCACCCCCGATACCAAACTCAAACAAGTCTACCCTTGCTGGGGCGAGGATAAGATACACCTGGCTTGATGCACAGTTTGTCAATCCCTTAGTTGCGGACGCTTCTGACGAAGTCGTGCAGCAACATGCCCGCTACCACCTACTTGTACGGATGGGGGCCCTCTTGTTCATGGACAGGTCTGCGGACCGGGTCTCACTGCTGCCTCTGCAGTTGCTCAACCCAGTCAGCAATGCGAGACGGTATAGCTGGGGTAGTGCAGCATTGGCCTGGCTGTATAGGCAACTTTGTGGTGCATCGAAGAAGGATGCGATGCAGATTGGAGGAGCACTCTTGTTGGTGCAGCTATGGGCCTATTCAAGGTTCCCACAATTATGCCCTGTTGTGAGGCCGCCTCTACCGCCAGTGCACTCAGGGCCCCTTGCCATTAG GTGGAGCGGGCCAAAATGCACCGCAGAGCATGCCACACACGTCCTTGCTGCGTACCGCACGTCACTGGCTACAGTACGGGCCGAGCAG